Proteins encoded by one window of Marixanthomonas sp. SCSIO 43207:
- the gldJ gene encoding gliding motility lipoprotein GldJ, which translates to MNLNKTLALRLFIALMATGLIVSCNNSRDYKDSSRATGWKMNAKEGGFKYNPKAKEQETGPGLIFIEGGTFTMGRVQDDPMHDWNNTPTQQHVQSFYMDETEVTNLMYLEYLDWLKSVFPPSEENYRQIYEGALPDTLVWRNRLGYNEVMTNNYLRHPAYANYPVVGVSWIQAVEFSKWRTDRVNELILEEEGYTARGARYDVEPGETFSTQTYLNAPSQTYGGKDSITRGGRTSERIVERSEDSTNLYVQRKDGLLLPGYRLPTEAEWEYAALGLVGLRNYNVYRGRKKYPWDGQYTRSGKRRSRGDQLANFKQGDGDYGGIAGWSDDGADITAEVKSYEANDFGLYDMAGNVAEWVADVYRPIVDDEFNDFNYYRGNVYTKNAIGEDGKVKIVTSDSIVYDTLSNGKIVARNLPGEILQVPVGEEQTYLRTNFSESDNRDFRDGDRRSSRRYQSFADEFNSGDENEEERMYNSPKHRVYSDSTGRIEMQYDESSRRTTLIDNEVRVYKGGSWRDRDYWLDPAQRRYFPQDMATDYIGFRCAMSRVGSKSKKGKRPRN; encoded by the coding sequence ATGAACTTAAACAAAACCTTAGCATTACGTCTATTTATAGCATTAATGGCAACTGGTCTTATTGTAAGTTGCAACAACTCTAGAGACTATAAAGACAGTTCTCGTGCAACTGGTTGGAAAATGAACGCCAAAGAAGGTGGTTTTAAATACAACCCTAAAGCTAAAGAACAAGAAACCGGTCCTGGACTTATTTTTATTGAAGGAGGTACTTTTACCATGGGTAGAGTACAAGATGATCCTATGCACGACTGGAATAACACCCCTACTCAGCAGCATGTTCAGTCTTTTTACATGGACGAAACCGAGGTAACCAACCTTATGTATCTTGAATATTTAGATTGGTTAAAAAGCGTGTTTCCACCATCTGAAGAAAATTACCGTCAAATCTACGAAGGTGCATTACCAGATACCTTGGTATGGAGAAACCGCTTAGGATATAATGAAGTAATGACAAACAATTACTTGCGCCACCCGGCTTATGCCAATTATCCTGTGGTAGGAGTAAGTTGGATTCAAGCTGTTGAATTCAGCAAGTGGAGAACAGACCGTGTTAATGAATTAATACTAGAAGAAGAAGGCTACACAGCACGTGGAGCTCGATATGATGTAGAGCCAGGCGAAACCTTTAGCACTCAAACTTATTTGAACGCACCTAGCCAAACGTATGGTGGTAAAGATTCAATCACAAGAGGAGGAAGAACTTCTGAACGTATTGTTGAACGAAGTGAAGATAGTACAAATCTATACGTACAACGTAAAGATGGATTGCTACTTCCTGGGTATCGTTTACCTACAGAAGCAGAGTGGGAATATGCCGCTCTAGGCCTAGTGGGACTTCGTAACTACAATGTATATAGAGGTAGAAAAAAATACCCTTGGGATGGACAATATACACGTTCTGGCAAAAGAAGAAGCCGAGGTGATCAATTAGCCAACTTTAAGCAAGGTGATGGTGACTATGGAGGTATTGCAGGATGGAGCGATGACGGAGCAGATATTACTGCTGAAGTAAAATCATATGAAGCTAATGACTTCGGGCTTTATGATATGGCAGGAAACGTTGCCGAGTGGGTTGCAGATGTATACAGACCAATAGTTGATGATGAGTTTAACGATTTTAACTACTATCGCGGAAACGTATATACCAAAAACGCAATTGGAGAAGACGGAAAAGTAAAAATTGTAACATCAGACTCTATCGTTTATGACACATTAAGCAACGGTAAGATTGTAGCAAGAAACCTACCAGGTGAGATATTACAAGTTCCTGTTGGTGAAGAGCAAACTTATTTAAGAACCAATTTCTCAGAAAGCGATAACCGTGATTTTAGAGATGGTGACAGACGTTCTTCACGTCGCTACCAGTCTTTCGCAGATGAATTTAACTCAGGTGATGAAAATGAAGAAGAACGCATGTACAATTCACCAAAACACAGAGTGTATTCAGACAGTACAGGACGTATAGAAATGCAATATGATGAATCTAGCCGAAGAACAACTTTAATAGACAACGAAGTGCGCGTTTATAAAGGTGGTTCTTGGAGAGATAGAGACTACTGGTTAGACCCTGCACAAAGACGCTATTTCCCTCAAGATATGGCTACAGACTACATTGGCTTTAGATGTGCAATGTCTAGAGTAGGATCAAAATCTAAGAAAGGAAAACGTCCAAGAAATTAA